A DNA window from Gemella massiliensis contains the following coding sequences:
- a CDS encoding type III pantothenate kinase translates to MIFALDVGNTNIVLGVFSSEYRLLHSWRIATDNTKTEDELYVIIRNFFVDKNIKFEDFNGVVISSVVPRMMFALKLLSKKYFKKDPIIVTAGINTGIKVPAPYSSKLGSDRVVDIVGAKVSNYLPAIVVDFGTATTFDCVDSDMNYRGGIICPGMNVSAEALYTKAAKLPRVEFAAVDTSLGMDTTSQMQAGLFYGFLGQFENIIKHLKKDLDEEYRVVLTGGLSKFIARYSSLVDIVDEDLTLKGIIELYKLNKDV, encoded by the coding sequence ATGATTTTTGCATTAGATGTTGGGAATACGAATATTGTTTTAGGAGTATTCAGTAGTGAATATAGATTGCTACATTCATGGAGAATAGCTACCGATAATACAAAGACGGAAGACGAGCTGTATGTTATTATCCGTAATTTTTTTGTCGATAAAAATATTAAGTTTGAAGATTTTAACGGTGTTGTAATTTCAAGCGTTGTTCCTAGAATGATGTTTGCACTAAAGTTACTTAGTAAAAAATATTTCAAAAAAGATCCGATTATTGTAACTGCCGGTATAAATACCGGTATAAAAGTACCTGCTCCTTATAGCAGTAAACTTGGTTCAGATAGAGTGGTGGATATAGTAGGAGCTAAGGTGAGTAATTATCTTCCGGCTATTGTTGTAGATTTTGGAACAGCAACGACATTTGATTGTGTTGATAGTGATATGAATTATCGTGGCGGTATTATTTGTCCTGGAATGAATGTCAGTGCCGAAGCATTGTATACAAAAGCTGCCAAACTGCCACGTGTCGAATTTGCTGCTGTTGATACAAGTTTGGGAATGGACACTACTTCCCAAATGCAGGCAGGACTTTTTTATGGTTTTTTAGGACAATTTGAGAATATTATTAAACATTTAAAAAAAGATTTAGACGAAGAGTATCGTGTTGTTTTAACCGGCGGATTATCAAAATTTATTGCAAGATATAGTAGTTTAGTTGATATTGTTGATGAAGATTTAACTTTAAAAGGTATTATAGAATTGTATAAATTGAATAAGGACGTATAG
- the aldA gene encoding aldehyde dehydrogenase, which yields MSEVKVLKMFIGGKFEENIKREFIKVVNPATEEVIAKIPAGNCKDVDHAITVADVAQKSWEKLPAIERGAYLKKIADRIRQREPEITQTIVNEGGKTFELAKVEVLFTADYMDYMAEWARRYEGEIIQSDRKDEHIFLFKRPYGVTTGILPWNFPFFLIARKAAPALLTGNTIVLKPSQLTPINANIFAEICTEVGLPEGVLNIIYGRGSVVGNRLASHPKVGLVSLTGSLAAGQEVMKAAADNITNVSLELGGKAPAIVFEDADLELAAKAIVASRVINSGQVCNCAERVYVHENVKEQFEQILFAELDKVKFGDPNKERGLDYGPLIEKRALKKVIERVAYAVKQGATLAYGGDVDKEQVGYFYGSTVLTDVTNDMSIMKEETFGPVIPIATFKTLEEVINYANDSEYGLTSSVYTKNLNTAFKAVNGLKFGETYINRENFEAMQGFHAGRRKSGIGGADGKHGLEEYLTTQVVYMQLGDE from the coding sequence ATGAGTGAAGTTAAAGTTTTAAAGATGTTTATTGGGGGAAAATTTGAAGAAAATATCAAACGAGAATTTATCAAAGTGGTAAATCCCGCTACTGAGGAAGTTATTGCGAAAATTCCAGCCGGCAATTGTAAAGATGTTGATCATGCTATTACAGTTGCCGATGTTGCTCAAAAATCTTGGGAAAAACTACCCGCTATAGAACGTGGAGCATATCTGAAAAAAATAGCAGATCGTATTAGACAAAGAGAACCGGAAATTACACAAACTATCGTTAATGAGGGTGGAAAAACTTTTGAACTGGCTAAGGTTGAAGTGTTATTCACGGCTGATTACATGGATTATATGGCAGAGTGGGCTAGAAGATATGAGGGAGAAATAATTCAAAGTGATAGAAAAGATGAACATATATTCTTATTCAAACGTCCTTATGGTGTAACAACAGGTATTTTACCATGGAACTTCCCATTTTTCTTAATAGCGAGAAAAGCTGCACCGGCTTTACTTACCGGTAATACCATTGTTTTAAAACCTAGTCAATTAACCCCGATTAATGCCAATATTTTTGCGGAAATTTGTACAGAAGTCGGATTACCTGAAGGGGTATTAAATATTATTTATGGACGTGGTTCTGTAGTTGGGAACAGATTAGCTTCTCATCCTAAAGTGGGATTAGTTAGTCTTACCGGTAGCTTGGCAGCCGGACAAGAGGTAATGAAAGCTGCTGCCGATAATATTACCAACGTATCTTTAGAACTTGGCGGAAAGGCTCCTGCTATTGTATTTGAAGATGCCGATTTAGAACTTGCGGCAAAAGCGATAGTTGCATCGCGTGTTATCAACTCAGGGCAAGTTTGTAACTGTGCTGAACGTGTTTATGTCCATGAAAATGTAAAAGAACAATTTGAACAAATATTATTTGCAGAATTAGACAAAGTTAAATTCGGTGACCCGAACAAAGAACGTGGTTTGGATTATGGTCCGTTAATTGAAAAAAGAGCATTAAAAAAAGTCATTGAAAGAGTAGCATATGCCGTTAAACAAGGAGCAACATTAGCATATGGCGGTGATGTAGATAAAGAACAAGTAGGATATTTCTACGGGTCTACCGTCTTAACAGATGTAACCAATGATATGAGCATTATGAAAGAAGAAACATTTGGTCCTGTTATTCCAATTGCCACATTTAAAACATTAGAAGAAGTCATTAATTATGCCAATGATTCAGAATACGGTTTAACATCTTCAGTTTATACAAAAAACTTAAATACAGCATTTAAAGCTGTTAATGGACTGAAATTCGGTGAAACTTATATCAATCGAGAAAACTTCGAAGCAATGCAAGGTTTCCACGCAGGGCGTCGTAAATCAGGTATTGGAGGTGCTGATGGTAAACACGGCTTAGAAGAATATTTAACTACACAAGTAGTTTATATGCAGCTTGGTGATGAATAA
- the asd gene encoding aspartate-semialdehyde dehydrogenase: MQKSKVAILGATGMVGQRLLVLLENHPYFDVVKLAASPRSAGEKYKELMENRWKLDLAIPEYAKNLIVEDLYEIDSVTRGIDLVFCAINLDKEKLVKLEEDYAKHEVVVVSNNSANRNKDDVPMIIPEINSAHLDIIPTQRKRLGTEKGFIATKPNCSIQSYVPIFEVIKEYGIKEASICTYQAISGSGKTFNEWPEMIENIIPYIGGEEEKSEKEPLKIFGEIKDGKIVPTDNMKLSAQCIRVPVLDGHLACVSFNLKNNPGKDVLIEKIKNFVPEIEKYKLPLAPTPFIKYYEEDDRPQPVLDRNNEKGMQITLGRLREDNLFDYKFVGLSHNTLRGAAGGAVLTAELIKKLGYLD, translated from the coding sequence ATGCAAAAATCAAAAGTAGCTATTTTAGGTGCAACAGGAATGGTAGGACAACGTTTATTAGTATTATTAGAAAATCATCCATATTTTGACGTTGTTAAATTGGCGGCTTCGCCACGCTCGGCGGGGGAAAAATACAAAGAGTTAATGGAAAATCGTTGGAAATTGGATTTAGCCATACCGGAATATGCAAAAAATTTAATAGTAGAGGATTTATATGAAATTGACTCAGTAACTAGGGGTATTGACTTGGTATTTTGTGCGATTAACTTAGACAAAGAAAAATTAGTTAAATTGGAAGAAGACTATGCAAAACATGAAGTCGTTGTTGTTTCCAATAATTCTGCCAATAGAAATAAAGATGATGTACCGATGATTATTCCGGAAATAAACTCAGCACATCTTGATATTATTCCAACCCAAAGGAAACGACTTGGGACTGAAAAAGGATTTATCGCAACTAAACCGAATTGCTCAATTCAAAGTTATGTGCCTATTTTTGAGGTTATTAAAGAATATGGAATCAAAGAAGCATCTATTTGCACTTATCAAGCAATATCAGGAAGCGGAAAAACATTTAATGAATGGCCGGAAATGATAGAAAATATTATTCCTTACATTGGTGGAGAAGAGGAAAAAAGCGAAAAAGAGCCGTTAAAAATTTTTGGAGAAATTAAAGACGGAAAAATTGTTCCGACTGATAATATGAAACTGTCAGCACAATGTATTCGTGTACCGGTGTTAGATGGGCACTTAGCTTGTGTATCGTTTAATCTAAAAAATAATCCGGGAAAAGATGTATTAATTGAAAAAATTAAAAATTTTGTACCGGAAATTGAAAAATATAAACTTCCTTTAGCACCAACACCATTTATTAAATATTATGAAGAAGACGACAGACCTCAACCTGTCTTAGATCGAAACAACGAAAAAGGAATGCAAATAACTCTAGGACGTCTTCGTGAGGATAATTTATTTGACTATAAATTTGTCGGTTTATCACATAATACCTTGCGAGGTGCGGCAGGGGGTGCGGTATTAACTGCAGAATTAATTAAAAAATTAGGTTACTTAGATTAA
- a CDS encoding xanthine phosphoribosyltransferase, which produces MELLREMVLTDGKVYDNNVLKVDSFLNHQIDADLMLKMAETLQDYFKDKEVTKILTIEASGIAPAIMVANLFRVPMVFAKKSKPSTLKNNDIYEAQVHSYTKNITNTVVVSSKFINKDDKVLIIDDFLANGQATLGLMQIVEQAAASLVGVGILIEKSFQSGRHLLEERGIDVCSLCRIASLENNKVTFNIADDER; this is translated from the coding sequence ATGGAATTACTAAGAGAAATGGTACTTACTGATGGTAAGGTCTATGATAATAATGTGTTAAAAGTTGACTCGTTTTTAAATCATCAAATAGATGCGGACCTTATGCTTAAAATGGCAGAAACTTTGCAAGATTATTTTAAGGATAAAGAAGTTACGAAAATATTAACGATTGAGGCGAGTGGTATAGCACCGGCTATTATGGTAGCAAATTTATTTAGGGTACCGATGGTATTCGCTAAAAAAAGTAAACCGTCAACACTAAAAAATAATGATATTTATGAGGCGCAGGTACATAGTTATACTAAAAATATTACAAACACGGTAGTAGTTTCAAGTAAATTTATTAACAAAGATGACAAAGTGTTGATTATTGATGATTTCTTGGCAAACGGACAGGCGACGTTGGGACTTATGCAAATTGTTGAGCAAGCAGCTGCAAGTTTAGTAGGTGTCGGTATTTTGATTGAAAAAAGTTTTCAATCCGGTAGACATTTATTGGAAGAGCGTGGTATTGATGTATGTTCGTTGTGTCGTATAGCCTCTTTAGAAAATAATAAAGTGACATTTAATATAGCGGACGATGAACGATAA
- a CDS encoding GNAT family N-acetyltransferase, translated as MIEIRTVDLEDAQKLVDIYRPYVEETAITFDYEVPNIHEFEEKISKTMQKYPFLVAVENKKILGYTYAGEFYPKRAYDWTAEITIYLDKQARGKGIGELLYNELEKQLIEKGICRLTSCISYPDEGSISFHEKHNFRKVAHFEKVGYKFNRWYDVVWYQKDIQEKEFIE; from the coding sequence ATGATAGAAATAAGAACAGTAGATTTAGAAGATGCACAAAAATTAGTCGATATCTACAGACCATACGTAGAAGAAACAGCGATTACTTTTGATTATGAAGTGCCTAATATACATGAATTTGAAGAAAAAATTTCAAAAACGATGCAAAAATACCCTTTCTTAGTAGCTGTAGAAAATAAGAAAATTCTCGGATATACTTATGCCGGAGAATTTTATCCAAAGCGTGCTTATGATTGGACTGCGGAAATTACAATATATTTAGATAAACAGGCACGAGGAAAAGGGATTGGAGAGTTGCTTTATAATGAGTTGGAAAAACAATTAATTGAAAAAGGAATTTGTCGTTTAACTTCATGTATCTCATATCCTGATGAAGGGAGTATATCTTTTCATGAAAAACATAATTTTAGAAAAGTGGCACATTTTGAAAAAGTTGGTTATAAATTTAATCGCTGGTATGATGTTGTGTGGTATCAAAAAGATATTCAGGAAAAAGAGTTTATTGAGTAA
- the guaB gene encoding IMP dehydrogenase, producing the protein MWEDKFQKEGLTFDDVLLFPAKSDVLPKKVDLKVNLTERIKLSVPVISAAMDTVTEYKMAIAMAREGGLGVIHKNMSIKEQAEQVRKVKRSESGVITDPFFLTPDSLVDEAESLMQQYRISGVPIVNNVEEMKVVGIITNRDMRFLTDFDVKISEVMTKEHLITAPANTTLEEASVILRSHKIEKLILTDADGRLTGLITIKDIEKLAKYPNSAKDDKGRLLVAASVGVTNDTIARVEALVDAGVDAIVVDTAHGHSKGVLDAVKTLRTNYPELDIIAGNVATGEAARDLYKAGADVVKVGIGPGSICTTRVVAGVGVPQITAIYDCATVARELGKTIIADGGIKYSGDVVKAIAAGGHAVMLGSMLAGCEESPGELEIFQGRSFKTYRGMGSISAMEKGSKDRYFQEDGKKLVPEGIEGRTPYKGAVSETIYQIIGGLRAGMGYTGSRNLRTLREEAQFVRMTGAGLVESHPHDIQITKESPNYSK; encoded by the coding sequence ATGTGGGAAGATAAATTTCAAAAAGAAGGTTTAACATTTGATGATGTGTTGTTGTTTCCGGCAAAAAGTGATGTATTACCTAAAAAAGTGGATTTAAAAGTAAATCTAACAGAACGAATTAAATTATCCGTTCCTGTTATTTCAGCTGCAATGGATACGGTAACAGAATATAAAATGGCTATTGCTATGGCACGTGAGGGTGGACTTGGTGTTATTCATAAAAATATGTCTATAAAAGAGCAAGCGGAGCAGGTAAGAAAAGTTAAACGTTCGGAAAGTGGAGTTATTACAGATCCTTTCTTTTTAACACCGGACAGTTTAGTAGATGAAGCGGAAAGTTTAATGCAACAATATCGTATTTCCGGTGTACCTATTGTTAATAATGTAGAAGAAATGAAAGTTGTCGGTATTATCACAAATCGAGATATGCGTTTTTTAACTGATTTTGATGTGAAAATTAGTGAGGTTATGACAAAAGAACATTTAATTACAGCACCGGCGAATACAACATTGGAGGAAGCTAGCGTTATATTACGCAGTCATAAAATTGAGAAATTAATTTTGACTGATGCTGACGGTAGATTAACAGGATTAATCACGATTAAAGATATTGAAAAACTTGCAAAATATCCAAATTCCGCAAAAGATGACAAAGGACGTTTATTGGTAGCGGCATCTGTAGGTGTTACTAATGATACAATAGCACGAGTAGAGGCATTGGTAGATGCCGGAGTGGACGCAATTGTTGTTGATACCGCTCATGGTCATTCTAAAGGTGTATTAGATGCGGTAAAAACGTTGCGTACAAATTATCCGGAATTAGATATTATAGCGGGTAATGTTGCAACCGGAGAAGCAGCACGAGATTTATATAAAGCCGGTGCAGATGTTGTTAAGGTTGGTATTGGACCAGGTTCTATTTGTACTACACGTGTAGTTGCGGGGGTTGGAGTTCCTCAAATTACGGCAATTTATGATTGTGCAACGGTAGCACGTGAATTAGGAAAAACGATAATCGCCGATGGGGGAATAAAATATTCAGGAGATGTTGTTAAGGCTATTGCAGCAGGTGGGCATGCTGTAATGCTCGGTTCAATGTTGGCAGGTTGTGAAGAATCACCGGGTGAATTGGAAATTTTCCAAGGTCGTTCATTCAAAACATATCGTGGAATGGGTTCTATTTCGGCAATGGAAAAAGGTTCTAAAGATCGTTATTTCCAAGAAGATGGTAAAAAACTTGTACCGGAAGGCATTGAAGGGCGTACACCTTACAAAGGAGCGGTATCGGAAACGATTTATCAAATAATTGGTGGATTGCGTGCCGGCATGGGATATACCGGTTCAAGAAATTTGCGTACATTACGTGAAGAGGCACAATTTGTCCGAATGACAGGAGCGGGGCTTGTAGAATCACATCCGCATGACATTCAAATAACAAAAGAAAGTCCGAATTATTCGAAATAA
- the gnd gene encoding decarboxylating NADP(+)-dependent phosphogluconate dehydrogenase: protein MKQNIGVIGLSVMGSNLALNIADNGFEVAVFNRTTSVVDKMLKEHPHKNIVGRHSLQELVNGLEKPRKVVLMVKAGAAVDSLIEQLTPLLDKGDIIIDGGNSFFKDTQRRYELLLNKGINYFGVGVSGGEEGARFGPALMPGGDEVAYKEIRPILEAIAAKVNGVACCSYTSTGGAGHYVKMVHNGIEYGDMQLISEAYKVLKHLGGFNNKELQEIFEEWNKGELESYLIEITANIFKVKEENGDYLVDKILDKASQKGTGKWTNEQAIDLGIDVSVITSALNGRYMSNLKEERIKAEKEFSRKVYNVVTDKKHLVEIVKDALFISKIISYAQGFKLFQAAEKEYGWEFNYADIAKIFRGGCIIQAKILQNIIEAYQNNSQLENLIFDPFFKNIIETRQDNLREVAVLAIQNRLPLSAMTSAISYLDIYTTADSGANLIQAQRDYFGAHTFERTDKEGNYHYDWVGNNEK from the coding sequence ATGAAGCAAAATATCGGAGTGATCGGTTTATCGGTTATGGGGAGTAACTTAGCTTTAAATATAGCTGATAACGGATTTGAAGTAGCAGTGTTTAACAGAACAACCAGTGTTGTTGATAAGATGTTAAAAGAACATCCTCATAAAAATATAGTTGGAAGACACTCATTACAAGAGTTGGTAAATGGATTGGAAAAACCAAGAAAAGTAGTATTGATGGTTAAAGCCGGTGCAGCTGTAGATAGCTTAATTGAACAGTTAACACCTCTTTTAGACAAGGGGGATATTATTATTGACGGAGGTAATTCATTTTTTAAAGATACTCAAAGAAGATATGAACTACTGTTAAATAAAGGAATTAATTACTTTGGTGTAGGTGTTTCAGGAGGTGAAGAAGGTGCGAGATTCGGCCCTGCATTAATGCCGGGAGGAGATGAAGTTGCTTATAAAGAAATTCGTCCGATTTTAGAAGCTATTGCTGCCAAAGTAAACGGAGTTGCTTGTTGTAGTTATACGTCAACCGGTGGTGCGGGACACTATGTAAAAATGGTTCATAACGGTATTGAATATGGAGATATGCAGTTAATTTCCGAGGCGTACAAAGTATTAAAACATCTTGGAGGTTTTAATAATAAAGAATTGCAAGAAATTTTTGAAGAATGGAATAAAGGGGAATTAGAGTCTTATCTAATAGAAATTACCGCAAACATTTTTAAAGTTAAAGAAGAAAACGGAGATTATCTAGTTGATAAAATTCTGGATAAAGCCAGTCAAAAAGGTACAGGTAAGTGGACAAATGAGCAGGCAATCGATTTAGGTATTGATGTTTCCGTAATTACAAGTGCATTAAATGGTCGTTATATGTCTAACCTTAAAGAAGAACGTATTAAAGCAGAAAAAGAATTTTCACGTAAGGTTTATAATGTTGTAACAGATAAAAAACATTTAGTGGAAATCGTAAAAGATGCACTGTTTATTTCCAAAATTATTTCTTATGCACAAGGGTTTAAATTGTTTCAAGCTGCTGAAAAAGAATACGGGTGGGAGTTTAATTATGCCGATATAGCCAAAATATTCCGTGGTGGGTGTATTATTCAAGCAAAAATATTACAAAACATTATTGAAGCATATCAAAATAATTCTCAACTGGAAAATCTTATTTTCGATCCGTTCTTTAAAAATATTATAGAAACAAGGCAAGATAATTTGCGAGAAGTGGCAGTATTGGCTATTCAAAATAGATTGCCTCTAAGTGCAATGACTTCTGCTATTTCTTACTTAGATATTTATACAACAGCAGATAGTGGAGCTAATTTAATCCAAGCACAACGAGATTATTTCGGAGCTCATACTTTTGAAAGAACGGATAAAGAAGGAAATTACCATTATGATTGGGTGGGAAATAATGAAAAATAA
- the zwf gene encoding glucose-6-phosphate dehydrogenase: MKNNNAITLFGGTGDLTYRKLLPALYNLDVLGKLDDNFKIIVIGRRAYTPDDYIKIAREWIKEHARTKFDEEQFSSYARRIIYFKMDMTNEEEYRILQTFYTLMEIDQHIYYYAVAPTFFITITNGLKKYCANNNAKVIIEKPFGEDLEKASILNDSLADFFGQHEIYHIDHYLGKEMIQNILSLRFKNVIFKGIWNKDFIENIQITAAETVGVGTRAGYYDKNGALKDMVQNHLLQVLSIVAMEEPIEDNSTEIHNSQYNLLSAIKPVEDTNANLVMAQYNGYLNEKNIQPNSKTETYAALKLFIDNERWEDVPFFIRTGKKMGDRETQVVVQFKAIGDTPGNVLIIKIQPDEGVYFQFNAKKPGTEQELQQISLDFCQSCILENRINTPEAYERLLDACLKGDRALFSQWDQIVVSWQFVNNLLDKYHKQGAPLYSYDQGSMGPEEANKLVEWIK; this comes from the coding sequence ATGAAAAATAATAATGCAATTACATTATTCGGCGGAACAGGTGATTTAACTTATAGAAAATTACTACCGGCTTTATATAATTTAGATGTATTAGGAAAATTAGACGATAATTTTAAAATAATTGTTATTGGTCGTAGGGCGTACACTCCGGATGATTATATCAAAATAGCACGAGAGTGGATAAAAGAACATGCAAGAACGAAATTCGATGAAGAGCAGTTTAGTTCGTATGCACGTCGTATTATTTATTTTAAGATGGATATGACAAATGAAGAAGAATATCGTATATTACAAACATTTTATACATTAATGGAAATAGATCAGCATATTTATTACTATGCGGTAGCTCCGACGTTTTTTATTACTATAACAAACGGTCTTAAAAAATATTGTGCAAATAATAATGCAAAGGTTATTATTGAAAAACCGTTTGGAGAAGATCTGGAGAAAGCATCAATATTGAATGACAGTTTGGCAGATTTCTTTGGACAACATGAGATTTATCATATTGATCATTATTTAGGAAAAGAGATGATTCAGAACATATTATCTCTTCGCTTTAAAAATGTTATTTTTAAAGGAATTTGGAACAAAGATTTTATCGAAAATATCCAAATAACAGCAGCGGAAACCGTCGGGGTAGGAACACGTGCCGGGTATTACGATAAAAACGGTGCTTTAAAAGACATGGTACAAAATCATCTACTTCAGGTATTATCAATTGTTGCTATGGAGGAGCCGATAGAAGATAACAGCACCGAGATACACAATAGCCAATATAATTTATTGTCCGCAATAAAACCGGTAGAAGATACCAATGCCAATTTAGTTATGGCGCAGTATAACGGTTACTTAAATGAAAAAAATATTCAACCTAATTCAAAAACAGAAACATATGCAGCGCTAAAATTGTTTATAGATAACGAACGTTGGGAAGATGTTCCGTTTTTTATACGTACAGGTAAAAAAATGGGTGATAGAGAAACTCAAGTTGTAGTCCAATTTAAAGCAATAGGAGATACACCCGGAAATGTATTAATTATTAAAATACAACCGGACGAGGGAGTGTACTTCCAATTTAATGCTAAAAAACCGGGAACGGAACAGGAGTTGCAACAGATTTCTTTAGATTTTTGTCAAAGCTGTATATTGGAAAACAGAATAAATACTCCTGAAGCGTATGAACGTTTATTAGATGCTTGCTTAAAAGGTGACAGAGCATTGTTTTCGCAATGGGATCAAATTGTTGTATCATGGCAGTTTGTTAATAATTTATTAGATAAATATCATAAACAAGGGGCACCTCTTTATAGTTATGACCAAGGTTCAATGGGACCGGAAGAGGCGAATAAGCTTGTTGAATGGATTAAGTAA
- a CDS encoding metallophosphoesterase family protein — MRKIIISDIHGCFYTMQHLLKEINFNPNNDKLICLGDMGDRGKNTRLVWEYFFTLQKECTHHVVLLGNHEDMFNLAMKEAMYKPYERKRQEHYFRNGGLMTLRSFYPEATKEESGFYFKKIADKHKALRYWLKNLQTRYESDNFYFVHAGVDLSKTFWNQNHLDMIWIREPFLSSNNKYNKKIFYGHSPVMEEPYYEIKENRINIDGGCVYGGKLNIFIINDDNILIKQSTIDERDIYENNR, encoded by the coding sequence ATGAGAAAAATTATAATTTCAGATATTCATGGTTGTTTTTATACAATGCAGCATTTATTAAAAGAAATAAACTTTAATCCTAATAATGATAAATTAATTTGTTTAGGTGATATGGGTGATCGCGGGAAAAATACAAGATTAGTATGGGAATACTTTTTTACTTTACAAAAAGAGTGTACTCATCATGTAGTTTTACTCGGAAACCATGAAGATATGTTTAACCTTGCAATGAAAGAAGCAATGTATAAACCTTATGAACGAAAAAGACAAGAGCATTATTTCCGAAACGGTGGGCTTATGACACTTAGATCATTTTATCCGGAGGCTACAAAAGAAGAAAGCGGCTTTTATTTTAAAAAAATAGCTGATAAACATAAAGCGTTACGATACTGGTTAAAAAATCTGCAAACAAGATATGAAAGTGATAATTTTTACTTTGTTCATGCCGGTGTTGATCTTTCTAAAACATTTTGGAATCAAAACCATCTTGATATGATTTGGATAAGAGAACCCTTTTTAAGCAGTAACAACAAATATAATAAAAAAATATTCTACGGTCATAGTCCTGTTATGGAAGAACCATATTATGAAATAAAAGAAAATAGAATTAATATTGACGGCGGTTGTGTTTACGGCGGAAAATTAAATATTTTTATTATTAATGATGATAACATACTTATTAAACAAAGTACCATTGATGAAAGGGATATATATGAAAACAATAGATAA
- the hslO gene encoding Hsp33 family molecular chaperone HslO codes for MKDYLIRGLAFNDEIRFFVTKTTDLIEEIRRRHDAYPTSIAAVGRTATVTTMMGAMLKSGDRVDIAVRGDGPIGTIYATSDELGETAAYAKNMQVHIPSNSQGKLDVKGAVGAGNITVVRDYGLNEKYTTTSPIVSGEIAEDFTYYFAVSEQVPSCVSLGVLVDTDNSVIAAGGFIFQVLPNATDETITKLEQVINDIKPISSLIHEGKTPEEIADILFGSGENYRILRKNDVVFKCTCSKEKYADALVTLGREELETLAKQKETELVCSFCKQKYLFSQTEITDLLENSQ; via the coding sequence ATGAAAGATTATTTAATACGAGGCTTGGCTTTTAATGATGAAATTCGCTTTTTTGTGACTAAGACAACAGATTTAATAGAAGAAATAAGACGACGTCATGATGCTTATCCTACATCAATAGCTGCAGTAGGACGTACTGCAACGGTAACAACTATGATGGGAGCAATGTTAAAAAGTGGGGATAGGGTTGATATAGCAGTTAGAGGCGATGGCCCTATAGGTACAATTTACGCCACATCTGATGAGTTGGGGGAAACAGCGGCTTATGCTAAAAATATGCAAGTGCATATCCCGAGTAATTCCCAAGGGAAGTTAGATGTTAAGGGTGCAGTAGGGGCAGGGAACATCACAGTAGTACGTGATTATGGGCTTAATGAAAAATATACGACGACCTCGCCGATTGTTTCAGGAGAAATTGCCGAAGATTTTACTTATTATTTTGCTGTAAGTGAACAAGTACCTTCTTGTGTATCGCTTGGTGTTTTAGTAGATACGGATAATTCGGTAATTGCTGCCGGTGGTTTTATTTTCCAAGTATTACCTAATGCTACGGATGAAACAATTACTAAATTAGAACAAGTAATCAATGATATTAAACCTATTTCGTCACTTATTCATGAAGGGAAAACTCCTGAAGAAATAGCAGATATATTGTTTGGAAGTGGTGAAAATTATCGTATTTTACGAAAAAATGATGTAGTTTTTAAATGCACCTGTTCTAAAGAAAAATATGCCGATGCTTTGGTAACTTTAGGGCGTGAAGAATTAGAGACATTGGCAAAACAAAAAGAAACGGAGTTGGTCTGCTCATTTTGTAAACAGAAATATCTGTTTTCTCAAACCGAAATTACTGATTTATTAGAAAATTCGCAGTAA
- a CDS encoding DUF6176 family protein: protein MKTIDKLNIELTRFKVKDGKSETVDEWLDFLNGNMQNVLLTLEREQMYVETIFRETLNGAEYLYWYSIQGEDGEPVETSENAIDKQHLKYWKECIDPNYPAVDLTPAVVMIPKNITKVMRKL from the coding sequence ATGAAAACAATAGATAAATTAAATATAGAATTAACACGTTTTAAAGTTAAAGACGGCAAAAGTGAAACAGTAGATGAATGGCTTGATTTTCTTAACGGTAATATGCAAAACGTTTTATTAACGCTTGAACGTGAGCAGATGTATGTTGAAACTATTTTTCGTGAAACCTTAAACGGTGCAGAATATCTGTACTGGTATTCTATTCAAGGCGAAGACGGAGAACCTGTTGAAACATCAGAAAATGCCATTGATAAACAGCACCTAAAATATTGGAAAGAATGTATAGATCCGAATTATCCGGCAGTTGACTTAACCCCTGCCGTCGTTATGATACCGAAAAATATAACAAAAGTGATGAGAAAACTTTAA